One window of Tepidanaerobacter acetatoxydans Re1 genomic DNA carries:
- the rpoB gene encoding DNA-directed RNA polymerase subunit beta has protein sequence MVKPISIGDRTRWSYSKINEVMEMPDLIEIQRDSYQWFLDEGLGEVFRDISPIEDFTGNLVLEFIDHKLETVPKYSEDECRERDVTYAVPLKVKVRLINKETGEVKEQEVFMGDFPLMTENGTFIINGAERVIVSQLVRSPGVYFSSQRDKNGRELFSGTIIPNRGAWLELEMDSNEVLYVRVDRTRKMPVTVLLRALGYGTNAQILELMGEDEKILRTFEKDNTENQNEALIEIYKRLRPGEPPTVENARSLLESLFFDSKRYDLAHVGRYKFNKKLRLKDRITGKISAENVENPETGEIILKKGDKISRKAAELLESLKIKELKVELPSDRSESRTQGEYHPKVVKIVSNGYSQEPGPEGNRTEKHITVEDIIASVNYFVNLPHKIGSIDDIDHLGNRRLRSVGELLQNQFRIGLARMERVVKERMTIQDVDTITPQGLINIRPVVASIKEFFGSSQLSQFMDQTNPLAELTHKRRLSALGPGGLSRDRAGFEVRDVHHSHYGRMCPIETPEGPNIGLIGSLSTYARVNQYGFIETPYRRVDKERCVVTDEIDYLTADEEDAFIIAQANAPLDEEGRFVQKRIVARYADETIVVPAEDVDYMDVSPKQLVSVATALIPFLEHDDANRALMGSNMQRQAVPLLITEAPLVGTGIEHKVAMDSGVMILARNSGVVERVTGREIVVRRDSDGSLDVYRVRKFIRSNQGTCINQRPIVKKGERVAKGQPIADGPSTDHGELALGRNVLVAFMPWEGYNYEDAILLSERLVKDDVFTSIHIEQYEAEARDTKLGPEEITRDIPNVGEDALKDLDDRGIIRIGAEVQAGDILVGKVTPKGETELTAEERLLRAIFGEKAREVRDTSLRVPHGEYGIVVDVKIFTRENNDELSPGVNELVRVYIAQKRKISEGDKMAGRHGNKGVISRIMPAEDMPFLPDGTPVDIVLNPLGVPSRMNIGQVLETHLGWAAKALGWYVATPVFDGAEESEILSTLKKANVSEDGKVELRDGRTGIPFDRRVTVGYMYMLKLAHLVDDKIHARSTGPYSLVTQQPLGGKAQFGGQRFGEMEVWALEAYGASYTLQEMLTVKSDDVLGRVKTYEAIVKGENVPEPGIPESFKVLIKELQSLALDVKILSEDAGEIQIKEDDDEDEEETVLEVNLEGMEADEEKSGINNNSNDEDSDSDDADEINEDDIIYDDYDDKDDDTEDENIDLADIEVEFIDLDDDDADKGDELDNI, from the coding sequence TTGGTTAAGCCTATTTCCATAGGTGATCGCACCCGATGGAGCTATTCGAAAATCAATGAAGTTATGGAGATGCCTGATTTAATTGAAATTCAAAGGGATTCATATCAGTGGTTCCTTGATGAAGGTCTTGGAGAGGTTTTTCGAGACATTTCACCTATTGAAGATTTTACAGGCAATCTGGTATTGGAATTCATTGATCACAAACTTGAAACTGTCCCAAAATACTCGGAAGATGAGTGCCGGGAAAGAGATGTAACTTATGCTGTTCCGCTCAAGGTTAAAGTTCGGCTGATAAACAAAGAAACCGGCGAAGTGAAAGAGCAAGAGGTTTTTATGGGGGATTTTCCCCTTATGACCGAAAACGGCACATTTATTATTAATGGTGCGGAGCGCGTCATTGTAAGTCAGCTTGTTCGTTCCCCGGGGGTATATTTTAGCAGTCAGCGGGATAAAAACGGCCGAGAGTTATTTTCCGGAACCATAATCCCTAACAGAGGGGCATGGCTTGAACTGGAAATGGACTCCAATGAAGTCTTGTATGTCCGTGTCGATAGGACACGCAAAATGCCTGTTACTGTATTACTAAGGGCTTTAGGGTATGGAACAAATGCCCAGATATTGGAACTTATGGGTGAAGATGAAAAAATCTTGCGCACATTTGAAAAGGATAATACAGAAAATCAGAATGAGGCCCTTATCGAAATTTATAAACGACTTCGGCCGGGTGAACCACCTACGGTTGAAAATGCAAGATCACTGCTTGAGTCATTATTTTTTGATTCAAAGCGATATGATTTAGCACATGTAGGTCGATATAAGTTTAATAAGAAACTACGACTAAAGGACCGCATCACAGGCAAAATAAGTGCTGAAAATGTGGAAAACCCTGAAACGGGTGAAATCATCCTTAAAAAAGGTGATAAGATTAGCCGCAAAGCGGCTGAATTGCTTGAATCCCTCAAAATAAAAGAACTAAAAGTAGAATTACCTTCGGACCGGTCGGAATCCAGAACGCAGGGAGAATATCATCCTAAGGTTGTCAAGATAGTAAGTAATGGCTATTCTCAAGAGCCGGGTCCTGAAGGCAATAGGACGGAAAAGCATATAACGGTTGAAGATATTATAGCTTCTGTTAATTATTTTGTAAATCTTCCTCATAAGATTGGAAGCATTGATGATATTGATCATCTGGGTAATAGGCGCCTTCGTTCGGTAGGCGAACTTTTGCAAAATCAATTCCGTATTGGACTTGCCAGGATGGAGAGAGTAGTCAAGGAACGTATGACTATTCAAGACGTAGATACTATTACACCTCAAGGCCTTATAAACATACGACCTGTAGTTGCTTCAATTAAAGAGTTTTTTGGCAGCAGCCAGCTTTCACAGTTCATGGATCAGACAAACCCTCTTGCGGAATTGACGCACAAGCGCAGGCTTAGTGCACTGGGACCGGGAGGATTAAGCAGGGACAGAGCCGGTTTTGAAGTTCGCGACGTTCACCATTCTCACTATGGGCGTATGTGCCCCATAGAAACTCCTGAGGGTCCTAATATCGGTTTAATCGGTTCCTTAAGTACATACGCCAGGGTAAACCAGTATGGATTTATTGAGACTCCTTATCGCAGAGTTGATAAGGAACGGTGTGTGGTCACTGATGAAATCGATTATCTTACCGCAGATGAAGAGGATGCATTTATAATTGCACAGGCTAATGCCCCTTTGGATGAAGAGGGAAGATTTGTACAAAAAAGGATTGTTGCAAGGTATGCGGATGAAACAATTGTGGTTCCCGCTGAAGACGTGGATTACATGGACGTATCTCCGAAACAGCTGGTATCAGTGGCAACTGCACTGATTCCTTTCCTTGAGCACGATGATGCCAACCGTGCTCTGATGGGCTCTAACATGCAGCGGCAGGCAGTTCCGCTGCTGATAACCGAGGCACCGCTTGTAGGCACAGGTATTGAGCATAAGGTTGCTATGGATTCCGGTGTAATGATTCTCGCACGAAACAGCGGTGTTGTAGAAAGGGTTACAGGCCGGGAAATTGTGGTACGTCGGGATAGTGACGGCAGTTTGGATGTATACAGAGTTCGTAAATTCATAAGATCTAACCAGGGGACTTGTATCAACCAGAGGCCAATTGTAAAGAAAGGCGAAAGAGTGGCAAAAGGGCAGCCTATAGCAGACGGCCCGTCTACCGATCATGGCGAACTGGCCTTGGGCCGTAATGTTTTAGTAGCTTTTATGCCTTGGGAAGGCTACAATTATGAAGACGCTATATTACTTTCTGAAAGGCTTGTAAAAGATGATGTATTTACTTCGATTCACATAGAGCAGTATGAGGCCGAAGCCCGCGACACTAAATTGGGCCCTGAGGAGATTACCAGGGACATTCCCAATGTTGGTGAAGATGCCTTAAAGGATTTGGATGACCGAGGAATCATCAGGATTGGTGCAGAAGTCCAAGCCGGTGATATTCTGGTAGGCAAAGTTACTCCTAAGGGTGAAACTGAACTTACTGCCGAAGAGCGATTACTCAGGGCTATTTTCGGGGAAAAAGCTCGTGAAGTAAGGGATACTTCGCTCAGGGTTCCTCATGGGGAATATGGTATTGTAGTTGATGTAAAAATATTTACTCGCGAAAATAATGATGAGCTTTCTCCCGGTGTCAATGAACTGGTAAGGGTCTATATAGCACAAAAGAGAAAAATATCCGAAGGAGATAAGATGGCGGGTCGCCACGGTAATAAGGGTGTTATTTCGCGAATTATGCCTGCGGAGGATATGCCTTTCTTGCCAGATGGAACTCCCGTAGATATAGTCCTAAATCCGCTCGGTGTTCCTTCACGTATGAATATCGGTCAGGTGTTGGAAACTCATTTAGGATGGGCGGCTAAAGCACTTGGCTGGTATGTAGCTACACCTGTATTTGACGGTGCTGAAGAAAGCGAAATCCTTAGCACGCTTAAAAAAGCCAATGTTTCAGAAGATGGCAAAGTTGAGCTGCGGGATGGTCGGACAGGTATTCCGTTTGATCGTCGGGTGACGGTGGGTTATATGTATATGCTCAAATTAGCTCACCTAGTTGATGATAAAATCCATGCCCGCTCTACTGGACCTTACTCGCTGGTTACTCAGCAGCCACTGGGAGGTAAAGCCCAGTTTGGCGGCCAGAGATTTGGAGAAATGGAAGTATGGGCATTGGAAGCTTATGGTGCCAGCTATACCTTGCAGGAGATGCTTACGGTAAAATCTGACGATGTTCTCGGTCGCGTAAAAACCTACGAGGCTATAGTTAAAGGAGAAAACGTGCCCGAACCAGGGATACCTGAATCGTTTAAGGTTTTAATAAAAGAACTTCAGTCCCTAGCTCTTGATGTAAAGATTTTGTCTGAAGATGCAGGAGAAATACAAATCAAGGAAGACGATGATGAAGATGAAGAAGAAACGGTACTAGAGGTAAACTTAGAGGGTATGGAAGCCGATGAAGAAAAGTCAGGTATAAATAATAATAGTAATGATGAAGACTCAGACTCGGATGATGCAGATGAAATTAATGAAGATGACATCATTTATGATGATTATGATGATAAAGACGATGATACAGAGGACGAAAATATTGACTTGGCTGATATAGAAGTGGAGTTTATTGACCTTGATGATGATGATGCGGATAAAGGTGATGAATTAGATAATATTTAA
- a CDS encoding Ppx/GppA phosphatase family protein codes for MRCAVIDLGSNSIRLLVADVLNGSVVPVHRELATTRLGRGVIQNQRLDEKSMSDTLSVLTYFQNKAKSLQSERTLAFGTSALREAKNSNDFLNSAKRIGLNIKILSGQEEALLSFLGAKSGIKQQGMALVIDIGGNSTELIVGESNIEKSESLPIGAVRWTQRYFKSDPPNFDDIVEAHSAISRLLGGFAGYFNQFQINNAITTIGVGGTLTTLSAMAQELEIYDIKKVHGYVLNKRIADDIFSKLLSMTADERCKLKGLQPQRADIITAGVLIVRTIMEDLHINQIITSETDIMEGYLLKSVSF; via the coding sequence ATGAGATGTGCAGTGATAGATTTAGGTTCCAATTCAATAAGGCTTTTAGTAGCAGATGTGCTGAACGGTTCTGTTGTTCCTGTACATCGAGAGCTTGCAACAACACGCTTAGGACGTGGAGTTATCCAAAACCAACGGCTTGATGAAAAATCAATGAGCGATACCTTATCAGTTCTTACATATTTTCAAAATAAGGCAAAATCCCTGCAGAGTGAAAGGACTTTGGCTTTTGGCACAAGTGCTCTGCGTGAAGCAAAGAACAGCAATGATTTTCTAAACAGTGCAAAACGGATTGGGCTTAATATTAAGATTCTATCAGGTCAAGAAGAGGCTCTTTTATCATTTCTGGGAGCAAAATCAGGCATTAAGCAACAGGGGATGGCTTTGGTTATAGATATCGGAGGAAATTCAACAGAGCTGATTGTAGGCGAGAGTAATATAGAAAAAAGTGAAAGCCTGCCAATAGGCGCAGTACGTTGGACTCAAAGGTATTTTAAATCCGACCCGCCAAATTTTGATGATATTGTTGAAGCTCATAGTGCTATTAGCCGACTTTTGGGCGGCTTTGCCGGATATTTTAATCAATTTCAGATAAATAATGCTATTACGACCATAGGAGTTGGGGGAACATTAACAACACTTTCGGCTATGGCACAGGAGCTTGAAATTTATGATATAAAAAAAGTACACGGCTACGTACTTAATAAGAGGATTGCGGATGATATTTTTTCAAAATTATTGTCTATGACAGCAGACGAAAGATGCAAACTTAAAGGCCTTCAGCCGCAGCGAGCCGATATCATTACGGCGGGGGTTTTAATCGTCAGGACTATAATGGAGGACCTTCATATTAACCAAATTATAACGAGCGAAACGGATATAATGGAGGGATATCTTCTAAAAAGTGTTTCATTTTAA